A genomic segment from Melospiza georgiana isolate bMelGeo1 chromosome 17, bMelGeo1.pri, whole genome shotgun sequence encodes:
- the SLC35C2 gene encoding solute carrier family 35 member C2 has product MAAGAGGAALGRAALAAPLVLLYYGFSIGITFYNKWLMKSFPFPLLVTLLHLLLIFALAALARALERCRSGRPRAALSWADCLRRAAPAALSTSLDIGLSNWSFLYVTVSLYTMTKSSAILFILLFSLLFKLEEMRVTLLLVVLLIAGGLFMFTYKSTQFNAQGFVLVLCASFLGGIRWTLTQILMQKAELGLQNPIDIMFHLQPLMFLGLLPLFAVFEGLPLSISEKLSRFHEAGMLFSLVGKLFLGGILAFGLGFSEFLLVSRTSSLTLSIAGIFKEICILFLATHLLGDRLSLLNWLGFAVCLLGISLHVVLKAMNSKGDKALEPHKEGSSDPDLQLLLRHPEQAEEEEEVVETPQQH; this is encoded by the exons AtggcggcgggggcgggcggcgcggccctGGGGCGGGCGGCGCTGGCGGCGCCGCTGGTGCTGCTCTACTACGGCTTCTCCATCGGCATCACCTTCTACAACAAGTGGCTGATGAAG AGCTTCCCGTTCCCGCTGCTGGTCACGCTGCTGCACCTGCTGCTCATCTTCGCTCTGGCGGCGCTCGCCCGCGCCCTGGAGCGCTGCCGCTCCGGGCGGCCGCGGGCAGCGCTGTCCTGGGCCGACTGCCTCCGCCGGGCCGCCCCCGCAG ctctgtcaacTTCCTTGGATATTGGGCTGAGTAACTGGAGCTTCCTGTATGTCACTGTCTCCCT CTACACGATGACCAAATCCTCTGCCATTCTCTTCATCCTGCTTTTTTCACTGCTCTTCAAGCTGGAGGAGATG AGGGTGACGTTGCTGCTGGTGGTTCTGCTCATTGCTGGGGGACTCTTCATGTTCACCTACAAGTCCACACAGTTCAACGCTCAGGGCTTTGTGCTGGTGCTCTGTGCCTCCTTCCTGGGGGGCATTCGCTGGACTCTCACACAGATCCTGATGCAGAAGGCTGAACTGG GGCTCCAGAATCCCATTGATATCATGTTTCACCTGCAGCCGCTCAtgttcctggggctcctcccaCTCTTTGCGGTGTTTGAGG GCCTTCCTTTGTCCATATCAGAGAAGCTCTCCCGTTTCCATGAAGCAGGAATGCTGTTCTCTCTGGTAGGGAAGCTGTTCTTGGGTGGAATTCTTGCCTTTGGTCTAGGCTTTTCTGAGTTCCTCTTGGTTTCCAGAACATCTAGCCTCACCCTTTCCATTGCTGGCATTTTTAAG gAAATCTGCATTTTATTCCTGGCCACACATTTACTGGGAGACCGCCTCAGTCTCTTGAActggctgggctttgctgtctGCCTGTTGGGAATCTCCCTCCACGTTGTTCTCAAAGCCATGAATTCCAAAG GTGACAAAGCACTGGAGCCACACAAAGAGGGCAGCTCTGACCctgacctgcagctgctgctgcgcCACCCCGAGcaggctgaggaagaggaggaggttgTTGaaaccccacagcagcactga
- the ELMO2 gene encoding engulfment and cell motility protein 2 isoform X1, producing the protein MPPPSDIVKVAVEWPGANAQLLEIDQKRPLASIIKEVCDGWSLPNPEYYTLRYADGPQLYITEQTRCDIKNGTILQLAVSPSRAARQLMERIQSHSMEARLDAMKELAKLSADVTFATEFINMEGITVLTRLVESGTKLLSHYSEMLAFTLTAFLELMDHGIVSWDMVSITFIKQIAGYVSQPMVDVSILQRSLAILESMVLNSQTLYQKIAEEITVGQLISHLQVSNQEIQTYAIALINALFLKAPEDKRQDKLLNPLDLPITEMANAFAQKHLRSIILNHVIRGNRPIKTEMAHQLYVLQVLTFNLLEERMMTKMDPNDQAQRDIIFELRRIAFDAESDSNTVPGSGTEKRKAMYTKDYKMLGFTNHINPAMDFTQTPPGMLALDNMLYLAKFHQDTYIRIVLENSSREDKHECPFGRSAIELTRMLCEILQVGELPNEGRNDYHPMFFTHDRAFEELFAICIQLLNKTWKEMRATAEDFNKVMQVVREQITRALPSKPNSLDQFKSKLRSLSYSEILRLRQSERMSQDDFQSPPIVELREKIQPEILELIKQQRLNRLCEGSSFRKIGNRRRQERFWYCRLALNHKVLHYGDLEDNAQGEVTFESLQEKIPVADIKAIVTGKDCPHMKEKSALKQNKEVLELAFSILYDPDETLNFIAPNKYEYCIWIDGLNALLGKDMSSELTKSDLDTLLSMEMKLRLLDLENIQIPEAPPPIPKEPSSYDFVYHYG; encoded by the exons ATGCCACCACCTTCAGACATTGTGAAAGTGGCTGTTGAGTGGCCAGGTGCCAAtgcccagctgctggaaatAGATCAG AAAAGGCCTCTTGCATCCATCATCAAGGAGGTCTGTGATGG GTGGTCACTGCCAAACCCTGAGTACTACACGCTGCGTTATGCTGATGGTCCTCAGCTGTACATCACAGAGCAG ACTCGCTGTGACATCAAGAATGGAACCATCCTCCAGCTGGCAGTGTCCCCG TCCAGGGCAGCTCGCCAGCTGATGGAGAGGATCCAGTCCCACAGCAtggaagccaggctggatgcCATGAAGGAACTGGCCAAACTTTCAGCAGACGTCACCTTTGCCACAGAGTTCATCAACATGGAAGGGATTACAGTGCTGACACGGCTGGTGGAGAGTGGGACAAAGCTTCTATCCCA TTATAGTGAGATGTTGGCTTTCACCCTGACTGCCTTCTTGGAGCTCATGGACCACGGTATTGTCTCCTGGGACATGGTCTCAATAACCTTCATCAAACAG ATTGCAGGGTACGTGAGCCAGCCCATGGTGGACGTGTCCATCCTGCAGCGCTCCCTGGCCATCCTGGAGAGCATGGTGCTCAACAGCCAGACTCTGTACCAGAAGATTGCAGAGGAGATCACTGTGGGGCAGCTCATTTCCCACCTGCAAGT CTCAAACCAAGAGATTCAGACATATGCCATTGCCTTGATCAATGCCCTCTTCCTGAAGGCACCTGAGGACAAGAGACAG GACAAGCTGCTTAACCCACTAGACCTGCCCATCACT GAAATGGCTAATGCATTTGCCCAGAAGCACCTGAGGTCTATAATCCTAAAT CATGTGATCAGAGGAAACCGCCCCATTAAAACAGAAATGGCCCATCAGCTCTACGTCCTGCAGGTCCTGACCTTTAATCTCCTGGAAGAGAGAATGATGACCAAGATGGATCCCAATGACCAG GCACAGAGAGACATCATATTTGAGTTGAGAAGAATTGCATTTGATGCAGAGTCTGACAGCAACACCGTCCCTGGCAGCGGAACAGAGAAACGCAAAGCCATGTACACCAAGGACTACAAGATGCTGGGATTCACT AATCACATCAATCCAGCCATGGATTTTACACAGACTCCTCCTGGGATGCTGGCACTGGACAACATGCTTTACTTGGCCAAATTTCATCAGGACACCTATATCAGG ATTGTTCTGGAGAACAGCAGCCGAGAAGATAAACATGAGTGTCCCTTTGGGCGCAGTGCCATTGAGCTCACCAGGATGCTTTGTGAGATCCTGCAAGTTGGGGAGCTCC ccaatgaaggcaggaatgactATCACCCCATGTTTTTCACCCATGACCGTGCATTTGAGGAATTGTTTGCCATCTGTATCCAGCTGTTGAACAAGACCTGGAAAGAAATGAGGGCGACAGCAGAAGATTTTAATAAG GTTATGCAGGTTGTTAGGGAACAGATCACAAGGGCTCTGCCCTCTAAACCAAACTCCTTGGACCAGTTCAAGAGCAAACTGCGCAGCCTGAGCTATTCTGAGATTCTGCGGCTACGCCAGTCTGAGAGAATGAGCCAAGATGACTTCCAGTCCCCACCTATTGT GGAGCTGAGAGAGAAAATCCAACCTGAGATCTTGGAGCTGATAAAGCAGCAGCGCCTGAACAGGCTTTGTGAGGGAAGTAGCTTTAGGAAAATTGGAAATCGCAGAAGACAAG AAAGGTTCTGGTATTGTCGGCTGGCTCTGAATCACAAGGTGCTACACTATGGAGACCTGGAAGATAATGCCCAGGGGGAAGTGACCTTTGAATCTTTACAGGAAAAAA TTCCAGTTGCAGACATCAAAGCCATTGTCACAGGGAAGGATTGTCCACACATGAAGGAGAAAAGTGCACTGAAACAGAATAAG GAAGTGTTAGAATTGGCCTTCTCCATATTATACGATCCCGATGAGACCTTGAACTTCATTGCACCTAATAAATATGAG TACTGTATCTGGATTGATGGGCTTAACGCCCTGTTGGGGAAGGACATGTCCAGTGAGCTGACCAAGAGCGACCTGGACACGCTGCTGAGCATGGAAATGAAGCTGAGGCTCCTGGACTTGGAGAACATCCAGATCCCCGAAGCGCCGCCGCCGATTCCCAAGGAGCCGAGCAGCTACGACTTCGTGTACCACTACGGCTGA
- the ELMO2 gene encoding engulfment and cell motility protein 2 isoform X2, whose translation MPPPSDIVKVAVEWPGANAQLLEIDQKRPLASIIKEVCDGWSLPNPEYYTLRYADGPQLYITEQTRCDIKNGTILQLAVSPSRAARQLMERIQSHSMEARLDAMKELAKLSADVTFATEFINMEGITVLTRLVESGTKLLSHYSEMLAFTLTAFLELMDHGIVSWDMVSITFIKQIAGYVSQPMVDVSILQRSLAILESMVLNSQTLYQKIAEEITVGQLISHLQVSNQEIQTYAIALINALFLKAPEDKRQDKLLNPLDLPITEMANAFAQKHLRSIILNHVIRGNRPIKTEMAHQLYVLQVLTFNLLEERMMTKMDPNDQAQRDIIFELRRIAFDAESDSNTVPGSGTEKRKAMYTKDYKMLGFTNHINPAMDFTQTPPGMLALDNMLYLAKFHQDTYIRIVLENSSREDKHECPFGRSAIELTRMLCEILQVGELPNEGRNDYHPMFFTHDRAFEELFAICIQLLNKTWKEMRATAEDFNKVMQVVREQITRALPSKPNSLDQFKSKLRSLSYSEILRLRQSERMSQDDFQSPPIVELREKIQPEILELIKQQRLNRLCEGSSFRKIGNRRRQERFWYCRLALNHKVLHYGDLEDNAQGEVTFESLQEKIPVADIKAIVTGKDCPHMKEKSALKQNKAMLELAFSILYDPDETLNFIAPNKYEYCIWIDGLNALLGKDMSSELTKSDLDTLLSMEMKLRLLDLENIQIPEAPPPIPKEPSSYDFVYHYG comes from the exons ATGCCACCACCTTCAGACATTGTGAAAGTGGCTGTTGAGTGGCCAGGTGCCAAtgcccagctgctggaaatAGATCAG AAAAGGCCTCTTGCATCCATCATCAAGGAGGTCTGTGATGG GTGGTCACTGCCAAACCCTGAGTACTACACGCTGCGTTATGCTGATGGTCCTCAGCTGTACATCACAGAGCAG ACTCGCTGTGACATCAAGAATGGAACCATCCTCCAGCTGGCAGTGTCCCCG TCCAGGGCAGCTCGCCAGCTGATGGAGAGGATCCAGTCCCACAGCAtggaagccaggctggatgcCATGAAGGAACTGGCCAAACTTTCAGCAGACGTCACCTTTGCCACAGAGTTCATCAACATGGAAGGGATTACAGTGCTGACACGGCTGGTGGAGAGTGGGACAAAGCTTCTATCCCA TTATAGTGAGATGTTGGCTTTCACCCTGACTGCCTTCTTGGAGCTCATGGACCACGGTATTGTCTCCTGGGACATGGTCTCAATAACCTTCATCAAACAG ATTGCAGGGTACGTGAGCCAGCCCATGGTGGACGTGTCCATCCTGCAGCGCTCCCTGGCCATCCTGGAGAGCATGGTGCTCAACAGCCAGACTCTGTACCAGAAGATTGCAGAGGAGATCACTGTGGGGCAGCTCATTTCCCACCTGCAAGT CTCAAACCAAGAGATTCAGACATATGCCATTGCCTTGATCAATGCCCTCTTCCTGAAGGCACCTGAGGACAAGAGACAG GACAAGCTGCTTAACCCACTAGACCTGCCCATCACT GAAATGGCTAATGCATTTGCCCAGAAGCACCTGAGGTCTATAATCCTAAAT CATGTGATCAGAGGAAACCGCCCCATTAAAACAGAAATGGCCCATCAGCTCTACGTCCTGCAGGTCCTGACCTTTAATCTCCTGGAAGAGAGAATGATGACCAAGATGGATCCCAATGACCAG GCACAGAGAGACATCATATTTGAGTTGAGAAGAATTGCATTTGATGCAGAGTCTGACAGCAACACCGTCCCTGGCAGCGGAACAGAGAAACGCAAAGCCATGTACACCAAGGACTACAAGATGCTGGGATTCACT AATCACATCAATCCAGCCATGGATTTTACACAGACTCCTCCTGGGATGCTGGCACTGGACAACATGCTTTACTTGGCCAAATTTCATCAGGACACCTATATCAGG ATTGTTCTGGAGAACAGCAGCCGAGAAGATAAACATGAGTGTCCCTTTGGGCGCAGTGCCATTGAGCTCACCAGGATGCTTTGTGAGATCCTGCAAGTTGGGGAGCTCC ccaatgaaggcaggaatgactATCACCCCATGTTTTTCACCCATGACCGTGCATTTGAGGAATTGTTTGCCATCTGTATCCAGCTGTTGAACAAGACCTGGAAAGAAATGAGGGCGACAGCAGAAGATTTTAATAAG GTTATGCAGGTTGTTAGGGAACAGATCACAAGGGCTCTGCCCTCTAAACCAAACTCCTTGGACCAGTTCAAGAGCAAACTGCGCAGCCTGAGCTATTCTGAGATTCTGCGGCTACGCCAGTCTGAGAGAATGAGCCAAGATGACTTCCAGTCCCCACCTATTGT GGAGCTGAGAGAGAAAATCCAACCTGAGATCTTGGAGCTGATAAAGCAGCAGCGCCTGAACAGGCTTTGTGAGGGAAGTAGCTTTAGGAAAATTGGAAATCGCAGAAGACAAG AAAGGTTCTGGTATTGTCGGCTGGCTCTGAATCACAAGGTGCTACACTATGGAGACCTGGAAGATAATGCCCAGGGGGAAGTGACCTTTGAATCTTTACAGGAAAAAA TTCCAGTTGCAGACATCAAAGCCATTGTCACAGGGAAGGATTGTCCACACATGAAGGAGAAAAGTGCACTGAAACAGAATAAGGCAA TGTTAGAATTGGCCTTCTCCATATTATACGATCCCGATGAGACCTTGAACTTCATTGCACCTAATAAATATGAG TACTGTATCTGGATTGATGGGCTTAACGCCCTGTTGGGGAAGGACATGTCCAGTGAGCTGACCAAGAGCGACCTGGACACGCTGCTGAGCATGGAAATGAAGCTGAGGCTCCTGGACTTGGAGAACATCCAGATCCCCGAAGCGCCGCCGCCGATTCCCAAGGAGCCGAGCAGCTACGACTTCGTGTACCACTACGGCTGA
- the ELMO2 gene encoding engulfment and cell motility protein 2 isoform X3, producing MPPPSDIVKVAVEWPGANAQLLEIDQKRPLASIIKEVCDGWSLPNPEYYTLRYADGPQLYITEQTRCDIKNGTILQLAVSPSRAARQLMERIQSHSMEARLDAMKELAKLSADVTFATEFINMEGITVLTRLVESGTKLLSHYSEMLAFTLTAFLELMDHGIVSWDMVSITFIKQIAGYVSQPMVDVSILQRSLAILESMVLNSQTLYQKIAEEITVGQLISHLQVSNQEIQTYAIALINALFLKAPEDKRQEMANAFAQKHLRSIILNHVIRGNRPIKTEMAHQLYVLQVLTFNLLEERMMTKMDPNDQAQRDIIFELRRIAFDAESDSNTVPGSGTEKRKAMYTKDYKMLGFTNHINPAMDFTQTPPGMLALDNMLYLAKFHQDTYIRIVLENSSREDKHECPFGRSAIELTRMLCEILQVGELPNEGRNDYHPMFFTHDRAFEELFAICIQLLNKTWKEMRATAEDFNKVMQVVREQITRALPSKPNSLDQFKSKLRSLSYSEILRLRQSERMSQDDFQSPPIVELREKIQPEILELIKQQRLNRLCEGSSFRKIGNRRRQERFWYCRLALNHKVLHYGDLEDNAQGEVTFESLQEKIPVADIKAIVTGKDCPHMKEKSALKQNKEVLELAFSILYDPDETLNFIAPNKYEYCIWIDGLNALLGKDMSSELTKSDLDTLLSMEMKLRLLDLENIQIPEAPPPIPKEPSSYDFVYHYG from the exons ATGCCACCACCTTCAGACATTGTGAAAGTGGCTGTTGAGTGGCCAGGTGCCAAtgcccagctgctggaaatAGATCAG AAAAGGCCTCTTGCATCCATCATCAAGGAGGTCTGTGATGG GTGGTCACTGCCAAACCCTGAGTACTACACGCTGCGTTATGCTGATGGTCCTCAGCTGTACATCACAGAGCAG ACTCGCTGTGACATCAAGAATGGAACCATCCTCCAGCTGGCAGTGTCCCCG TCCAGGGCAGCTCGCCAGCTGATGGAGAGGATCCAGTCCCACAGCAtggaagccaggctggatgcCATGAAGGAACTGGCCAAACTTTCAGCAGACGTCACCTTTGCCACAGAGTTCATCAACATGGAAGGGATTACAGTGCTGACACGGCTGGTGGAGAGTGGGACAAAGCTTCTATCCCA TTATAGTGAGATGTTGGCTTTCACCCTGACTGCCTTCTTGGAGCTCATGGACCACGGTATTGTCTCCTGGGACATGGTCTCAATAACCTTCATCAAACAG ATTGCAGGGTACGTGAGCCAGCCCATGGTGGACGTGTCCATCCTGCAGCGCTCCCTGGCCATCCTGGAGAGCATGGTGCTCAACAGCCAGACTCTGTACCAGAAGATTGCAGAGGAGATCACTGTGGGGCAGCTCATTTCCCACCTGCAAGT CTCAAACCAAGAGATTCAGACATATGCCATTGCCTTGATCAATGCCCTCTTCCTGAAGGCACCTGAGGACAAGAGACAG GAAATGGCTAATGCATTTGCCCAGAAGCACCTGAGGTCTATAATCCTAAAT CATGTGATCAGAGGAAACCGCCCCATTAAAACAGAAATGGCCCATCAGCTCTACGTCCTGCAGGTCCTGACCTTTAATCTCCTGGAAGAGAGAATGATGACCAAGATGGATCCCAATGACCAG GCACAGAGAGACATCATATTTGAGTTGAGAAGAATTGCATTTGATGCAGAGTCTGACAGCAACACCGTCCCTGGCAGCGGAACAGAGAAACGCAAAGCCATGTACACCAAGGACTACAAGATGCTGGGATTCACT AATCACATCAATCCAGCCATGGATTTTACACAGACTCCTCCTGGGATGCTGGCACTGGACAACATGCTTTACTTGGCCAAATTTCATCAGGACACCTATATCAGG ATTGTTCTGGAGAACAGCAGCCGAGAAGATAAACATGAGTGTCCCTTTGGGCGCAGTGCCATTGAGCTCACCAGGATGCTTTGTGAGATCCTGCAAGTTGGGGAGCTCC ccaatgaaggcaggaatgactATCACCCCATGTTTTTCACCCATGACCGTGCATTTGAGGAATTGTTTGCCATCTGTATCCAGCTGTTGAACAAGACCTGGAAAGAAATGAGGGCGACAGCAGAAGATTTTAATAAG GTTATGCAGGTTGTTAGGGAACAGATCACAAGGGCTCTGCCCTCTAAACCAAACTCCTTGGACCAGTTCAAGAGCAAACTGCGCAGCCTGAGCTATTCTGAGATTCTGCGGCTACGCCAGTCTGAGAGAATGAGCCAAGATGACTTCCAGTCCCCACCTATTGT GGAGCTGAGAGAGAAAATCCAACCTGAGATCTTGGAGCTGATAAAGCAGCAGCGCCTGAACAGGCTTTGTGAGGGAAGTAGCTTTAGGAAAATTGGAAATCGCAGAAGACAAG AAAGGTTCTGGTATTGTCGGCTGGCTCTGAATCACAAGGTGCTACACTATGGAGACCTGGAAGATAATGCCCAGGGGGAAGTGACCTTTGAATCTTTACAGGAAAAAA TTCCAGTTGCAGACATCAAAGCCATTGTCACAGGGAAGGATTGTCCACACATGAAGGAGAAAAGTGCACTGAAACAGAATAAG GAAGTGTTAGAATTGGCCTTCTCCATATTATACGATCCCGATGAGACCTTGAACTTCATTGCACCTAATAAATATGAG TACTGTATCTGGATTGATGGGCTTAACGCCCTGTTGGGGAAGGACATGTCCAGTGAGCTGACCAAGAGCGACCTGGACACGCTGCTGAGCATGGAAATGAAGCTGAGGCTCCTGGACTTGGAGAACATCCAGATCCCCGAAGCGCCGCCGCCGATTCCCAAGGAGCCGAGCAGCTACGACTTCGTGTACCACTACGGCTGA